The Daphnia pulex isolate KAP4 chromosome 6, ASM2113471v1 genome contains the following window.
GTAAAACGAGTTTGCTCACTGTTCTTCAAAACATACCGTCGATATATTCCAAAGGAtacatgaataattgattaTCAAAGTACTTTTACTCTTGTTACTTTTCCGTTATCAAACCCAATCTTACCAAAGTTGTGCTTAACTGTACACATTGAGACTCTCCATTTATTCCTGTATTGTTTCTGTTTGACAGGGTATTCAAGAAGAGCTCCCCGAACGGCAAGGTATACATTAGagcttttcaattttatatGAAATGACTAATTCAGATAACTCTTAATCAACTTGTCAGTGAATAGCGGCAGCGTCTCAAAAGACCTTTGCCTTCGTTTTATTCCTTCCGTGTTACTCTTGAGAATCCTCTAAACTTTTAAGTGTATTTCCTGTCTCGTCGGCTTTGTGGATGCTTGCATGTTTGTTTCAACTCGAGGCGCGAGCACAACAAAACTCGTAGTATTGATTCTATGTTTTTCATACTTTTCAGATCACAGTGTACTTGGGGAAAAGGGATTTCGTCGACCATGTCAGTCACGTGGAGCCTATAGGTCAGTTCACGTACATgatatttctcatttttctttgtctaaGTTTGAGCAATAATAAGCACATGCTAGTCGCTAGTCTTCCCCCTTTCTTCCATGATCCTATGCGGATCACTCTTGTAGCTTTATTTGAATATAAACGCGTAACGTTTCCTATAGAAAATGTCGGTCTTGGAAATATAACTCGACTAGACAAAACCGtcatttcattgatttaatgGAATCTAGATTGGGATGCAATTCTAAGTTAACATATTATTTGACTTTAAGTTTTCCTGGCAGGATGAGGTTTGGTTAACCTCTCCCGTTCTTGTTTCCATAATACCGAAAGTTATCTATGTCTGTTTTCTCATGGAAAAGCAACGTGTTGTCGACTGAGCACATTGATTTTTCTATCCTACCTTGGCCAACGTTTCCTatgtttgtttgaatttctaCAGATGGCGTAGTTTTGGTGGATTCAGATTACATCAAAGATCGTAAAGTTTTCGGCCACGTCCTAGCCGCATTCCGCTATGGACGCGAAGATCTGGACGTTCTCGGACTTACATTCCGCAAAGACTTGTACCTGGCTTCATCACAAATCTTTCCACACGAGCCGACCAATAAGCGTCCACCAACCAGATTGCAGGTAGGCATGTTAAACTTGATCCAGTTTTGATTCCCGATTTTCATGGGTATGGTGCGCGTACGACATCTGATTGACCGCCGCTTGCGTTACAGAGGAATATGAgcgaaaagaatcaaatatcTCCTACGGTTTCCTTGTCCTATCGAAGCCAACTACCACCCATTTATGATCACATTTCACACGGGATCGAAGCCAAGAAAACTTGTTAGTCCCTTCCCCCCGGCTCCCTTTTCTTACCATCGATCCGGAAACACATGACTGGTCTAAAATTCACAGTGATATACCATCTAGAGTAGCATTTACAGAATCGACTTCGGCCGTTTATCGATCGTCCCGACGTCCCGTGCCGTCTGAACAATCAAAAAGTCCAGAACAGAGCCAATATTTAAGGGGAGAGACGCAGATGGTCACCAGTGGCTCATTAAAACGTTGGTATTGGATGAGCAAATATACTTCATCCTGCATGAACTTTCCAGATGTCATTTCGGCTAATCTTAACACCAAGCCGTGTCGTTTGACAGCCGGACGGTTGCCGTATTACTCAAAACTTCTTACGGGAAAGAGGAAACAGGGAATGACATCGTTATCGATCGGCAGTGCAACTGCCATTAGCAGTTTCCTAATCGGATTTAGAACCAATCGAATTGATGTTGTTGCACTGGGCATAGATTGCTCCGGTTTCTGAGTGTCCTTCCATAATATATGACTTCGAGTGAACGGTGAAATAATTCGATTGTAACGAATGTATCGTCtcgtctactttttttttcaggagaGACTGCTCAAGAAACTCGGGCCTAATGcctatccatttttttttgaattgccgCCCCATTGCCCTGCTTCTGTCACTTTGCAGCCAGCGCCTGGCGATATGGGCAAACCATGCGGAGTTGATTACGAGCTCAAGTGTTTCGTCGGTGAAACACACGAGGACAAACCACACAAGAGGTACgtttaagaaaagaatagaCTGCGATTCAACGCTGTGCGTCAAAAGTAGTAATATATGATGGTTACGGtattcgattgttttttttgttttatcaccTGTTTACAGGAACTCTGTTCGCCTGGCCATCCGAAAGATCATGTATGCTCCAAGTAAACAGGGAGAACAGCCATCAGTGGAAGTGAGCAAAGAGTTCATGATGAGTCCCAACAAGTTGCACCTGGAAGCGTCTCTTGATAAGGAACTGTATTACCATGGCGAGACGGTCGCTGTCAACGTTCACatacaaaataattcaaacaaaagtgtcaaaaaagtgaaagtttcTGGTAAgtcatccatttttttcttcttcgtgataTCTTCTCTTTATAAAGTTGTTGATGATTTCCCAAAGTTTATACTGCcattttcctttaaaattccaattattattttcataagAATTTAGACGATGAAATGAAATCCCGTAAGTATGGTAGCATTGCATTCATAATTGCATTACATTGGTGCCAAAAAATGATTGGTGCTCCAAAACCCAGACAGAAATTGTGATGAGGATGTTGCTTGTAAATAGTGTGACGAGAGCAACGTGTTGCCACTGCCCCCGTGCGCCTCTTATGAGCTGATGTTGTGGCCCACTCTTTCTATTCGCCGGCGGTTCTAAGGATATAgtgtattgatttttctttcctccttttgtCTAGTTCGCCAGTTTGCAGATATATGCCTTTTCTCTACGGCGCAGTACAAATGCACGGTTGCCGAACTGGAGAGCGAGTAAGTCCctgcatatttttttcctcttttgttgaAGGAcggcaaattatttttcatattttgtttcccttctGTGAACCTTATTAGAAATGTTATTGGTTCGACATAGTGACTTGAGGATAAATTGGTGGGCTAATAAAAACCTTGTGAATAGAATCAAATCtaatacaaagaaaataattttccatGTTATTCTTGCTTGTTATTGCAGGGAGAGTTGCCCGGTGGGACCCGGATTCACTTTGTCTAAAGTCTACTACCTAACGCCTCTCTTAGCCAACAATAAAGACAAACGGGGACTGGCGCTGGATGGACAATTGAAGCATGAAGACACAAATTTGGCATCTTCTACTATG
Protein-coding sequences here:
- the LOC124195352 gene encoding beta-arrestin-2-like isoform X3; this translates as MDDSGKRLGTRVFKKSSPNGKITVYLGKRDFVDHVSHVEPIDGVVLVDSDYIKDRKVFGHVLAAFRYGREDLDVLGLTFRKDLYLASSQIFPHEPTNKRPPTRLQERLLKKLGPNAYPFFFELPPHCPASVTLQPAPGDMGKPCGVDYELKCFVGETHEDKPHKRNSVRLAIRKIMYAPSKQGEQPSVEVSKEFMMSPNKLHLEASLDKELYYHGETVAVNVHIQNNSNKSVKKVKVSVRQFADICLFSTAQYKCTVAELESDRESCPVGPGFTLSKVYYLTPLLANNKDKRGLALDGQLKHEDTNLASSTILTEPVQKENLGIIVQYKVKVKLCLGALGGDLVAELPFILMHSKPPEDSPPPSRPPTAVASPKKDPSDCVPVDTNLIQLDAEVTTHMEQDDDIVFEDFARLRLKGETEA
- the LOC124195352 gene encoding beta-arrestin-2-like isoform X1, with protein sequence MLDKKLQCVNREIECYLAPQPLVRYQFCWILFYRVFKKSSPNGKITVYLGKRDFVDHVSHVEPIDGVVLVDSDYIKDRKVFGHVLAAFRYGREDLDVLGLTFRKDLYLASSQIFPHEPTNKRPPTRLQERLLKKLGPNAYPFFFELPPHCPASVTLQPAPGDMGKPCGVDYELKCFVGETHEDKPHKRNSVRLAIRKIMYAPSKQGEQPSVEVSKEFMMSPNKLHLEASLDKELYYHGETVAVNVHIQNNSNKSVKKVKVSVRQFADICLFSTAQYKCTVAELESDRESCPVGPGFTLSKVYYLTPLLANNKDKRGLALDGQLKHEDTNLASSTILTEPVQKENLGIIVQYKVKVKLCLGALGGDLVAELPFILMHSKPPEDSPPPSRPPTAVASPKKDPSDCVPVDTNLIQLDAEVTTHMEQDDDIVFEDFARLRLKGETEA
- the LOC124195352 gene encoding beta-arrestin-2-like isoform X2, whose amino-acid sequence is MLDKKLQCVNREIECYLAPQPLVRYQFCWILFYRVFKKSSPNGKITVYLGKRDFVDHVSHVEPIDGVVLVDSDYIKDRKVFGHVLAAFRYGREDLDVLGLTFRKDLYLASSQIFPHEPTNKRPPTRLQERLLKKLGPNAYPFFFELPPHCPASVTLQPAPGDMGKPCGVDYELKCFVGETHEDKPHKRNSVRLAIRKIMYAPSKQGEQPSVEVSKEFMMSPNKLHLEASLDKELYYHGETVAVNVHIQNNSNKSVKKVKVSVRQFADICLFSTAQYKCTVAELESEESCPVGPGFTLSKVYYLTPLLANNKDKRGLALDGQLKHEDTNLASSTILTEPVQKENLGIIVQYKVKVKLCLGALGGDLVAELPFILMHSKPPEDSPPPSRPPTAVASPKKDPSDCVPVDTNLIQLDAEVTTHMEQDDDIVFEDFARLRLKGETEA
- the LOC124195352 gene encoding beta-arrestin-2-like isoform X4, encoding MDDSGKRLGTRVFKKSSPNGKITVYLGKRDFVDHVSHVEPIDGVVLVDSDYIKDRKVFGHVLAAFRYGREDLDVLGLTFRKDLYLASSQIFPHEPTNKRPPTRLQERLLKKLGPNAYPFFFELPPHCPASVTLQPAPGDMGKPCGVDYELKCFVGETHEDKPHKRNSVRLAIRKIMYAPSKQGEQPSVEVSKEFMMSPNKLHLEASLDKELYYHGETVAVNVHIQNNSNKSVKKVKVSVRQFADICLFSTAQYKCTVAELESEESCPVGPGFTLSKVYYLTPLLANNKDKRGLALDGQLKHEDTNLASSTILTEPVQKENLGIIVQYKVKVKLCLGALGGDLVAELPFILMHSKPPEDSPPPSRPPTAVASPKKDPSDCVPVDTNLIQLDAEVTTHMEQDDDIVFEDFARLRLKGETEA